A genomic window from Lotus japonicus ecotype B-129 chromosome 1, LjGifu_v1.2 includes:
- the LOC130730018 gene encoding protein sym-1: MAYGASACFAFSHGPICRQPISEPTRRHLQLPRCSSSSLPFNNNKFSTLPFNRSGPASFTGLRFHDSRLSALSNDGSGGTGGGSGDWYSGGGGGDGGADGGDKWSFLSWYLALLAKHPVLVKALTSALLTLIGDLVCQLVIDKVQSPDFKRTFVFSLLGFVLVGPTLHFWYFYLSKLVTLPGASGAILRLVIDQFIFSPIFIGVFLASLVTLEGSPSLVVPKLKQEWFSSVLANWKLWIPFQFLNFRFVPQQFQVLAANVIALVWNVILSFKAHKEVLQK, encoded by the exons ATGGCGTATGGAGCATCAGCATGCTTCGCATTCAGCCATGGACCCATTTGCCGTCAACCCATTTCCGAACCCACTCGCCGCCATCTTCAATTGCCTAGGTGCTCTTCGTCTTCGCTCCccttcaacaacaacaaattctCCACCCTCCCCTTCAACCGCTCTGGACCCGCCTCTTTCACCGGACTACGCTTCCATGATTCTCGCCTCTCTGCCCTCTCCAACGATGGTTCAGGCGGAACAGGTGGTGGCTCTGGGGACTGGTATtctggcggcggtggtggcgacGGCGGTGCTGATGGCGGAGATAAGTGGTCCTTCCTTTCATG GTACTTGGCTCTTCTTGCAAAACATCCTGTTCTAGTAAAGGCTCTAACATCGGCGCTTTTGACACTAATTGGAGATTTGGTTTGCCAG CTTGTGATAGATAAGGTGCAGTCACCGGACTTCAAGAGAACATTCGTCTTCAGTCTGCTTGGTTTTGTGTTGGTGGGTCCAACATTGCATTTCTG GTACTTTTATCTGAGTAAATTGGTAACACTTCCTGGAGCTTCAGGTGCAATTTTGCGGCTTGTAATTGATCAG TTCATATTTTCTCCGATATTCATTGGAGTTTTCTTAGCTAGCTTGGTGACACTGGAGGGAAGCCCATCACTAGTTGTACCTAAGCTTAAACAG GAATGGTTTTCTTCTGTTCTAGCAAACTGGAAATTATGGATACCTTTCCAATTTCTCAACTTTAGATTTGTTCCACAACAATTTCAG GTTCTTGCTGCTAATGTTATTGCTTTAGTATGGAATGTTATTCTCTCATTTAAGGCACACAAAGAAGTTCTTCAAAAATAG
- the LOC130730017 gene encoding E3 ubiquitin-protein ligase At4g11680-like: protein MRSVVILLGASYAHSMNKIQNPKSVKARTCLVLIWKKMVYGASCALSYGTIWRQPTLHLQFHRCSSLSFNLNFNNNKLSTFPFNRSGPSLTQLSFHDSRLSALSNDGSGGTGGGSGGWNPGDGDDDGVEKWSFFLSCVRKELEPMKSLASAACWVFGFYWFFVGGQAAIEDCPDLLWVMMDFVAYDLFCTYFYIGMAGVVFFAMILIIALAYANATRIREGASEEDIRSLPKYRFSQSNSLMTIDDNMESNGSHTSEISLHPDDSECCICLCTYDDGTELYRLPCTHHFHCECISRWLRTKATCPLCTLDIHGSSRLAG, encoded by the exons ATGAGATCTGTTGTGATTTTATTAGGCGCCAGTTACGCACATTCGATGAACAAGATTCAA aacccaAAATCTGTGAAAGCTAGAACCTGTTTGGTTTTGATTTGGAAAAAAATGGTGTATGGAGCAAGTTGTGCGTTGAGCTATGGAACCATTTGGCGTCAACCGACTCTTCATCTTCAATTCCATAGGTGCTCTTCACTCTCTTTCAACTTAAacttcaacaacaacaaattatCCACCTTCCCCTTCAACCGCTCTGGACCCTCACTCACCCAGCTCAGCTTCCATGATTCTCGCCTCTCCGCACTCTCGAATGATGGTTCAGGCGGTACCGGTGGTGGTTCTGGTGGGTGGAATCCTGgcgatggtgatgatgatggcgTAGAAAAGTGGTCCTTCTTCCTATCATG CGTTAGGAAGGAATTAGAACCTATGAAATCTCTCGCATCAGCTGCTTGTTGGGTGTTTGGATTTTACTGGTTTTTTGTGGGCGGCCAAGCAGCTATCGAAGATTGTCCAGATCTTTTATG GGTTATGATGGACTTTGTAGCCTATGATTTATTTTGTACTTACTTTTACATTGGGATGGCGGGTGTAGTTTTCTTTGCTATGATCCTAATTATAGCATTAGCTTATGCTAATGCTACAAGAATCAGAGAAGGTGCATCTGAAGAAGACATCAGGTCACTTCCTAAGTATAGGTTTAGTCAGTCAAATTCATTGATGACAATTGATGACAATATGGAGTCCAATGGAAGTCATACAAGTGAAATTTCTCTCCATCCAGATGATTCT GAATGCTGTATCTGCCTGTGTACATATGATGACGGAACAGAACTCTATCGCCTTCCCTGTACCCACCATTTTCATTGTGAATGCATCAGCCGATGGCTTCGGACTAAAGCAACCTGCCCGCTCTGCACATTAGATATACATGGAAGTAGCAGACTAGCAGGGTAG
- the LOC130730016 gene encoding protein ROOT PRIMORDIUM DEFECTIVE 1, which translates to MNLLSSLRYRIFQSTTISFSPFILFHQRRWKKPTISAQTRLEDRVRDPHLDNFMTHLKKLYLVLGFHNLMSNRKRGPFVSLQLMSRWRNILGLNVTVGSFLHKYPHVFEVFAHPFRRNPCCRFTRKMKELILLERVVVKELEMEAVKRVKKLLMMSVNGTLRVHALRLVRRELGLPQDFRDSILGKYSGDFRLVDLEVVALVGWDDELGTAQVEKWREKEYTEKWLSEFETKFAFPINFPTGFKIERGFREKLKNWQRLPYTKPYERKEVIRVRTCGGVQRYEKRAVAVLHELLSLTVEKMVEVDQLAHFRRDFAIEVNVRELLLTHPGIFYISTKGKAQTVFLREAYSKGGLVEPNPVYTARRNMLDLILLGRRKTKQFLDCDSKSKEESNAVVYELDDEGVQRQGDWVIPFLESCEQNRTP; encoded by the coding sequence ATGAACCTATTATCAAGTCTCAGATACAGGATCTTCCAAtccaccaccatctccttctcACCCTTCATCCTCTTCCACCAAAGACGATGGAAGAAACCCACCATTTCAGCTCAAACCCGTTTGGAAGACAGGGTAAGAGACCCCCACCTCGACAACTTCATGACCCACCTCAAAAAACTCTACCTCGTCCTCGGATTCCACAACCTCATGTCGAATCGTAAACGGGGTCCATTCGTTTCCCTTCAGCTCATGTCTCGTTGGAGAAACATCCTCGGACTCAATGTCACTGTCGGGTCCTTCCTCCACAAGTACCCTCATGTTTTCGAGGTGTTTGCGCATCCTTTTAGGAGGAACCCGTGCTGCAGATTCACGAGGAAGATGAAGGAGCTGATTCTCCTGGAAAGGGTTGTTGTGAAGGAGCTGGAGATGGAGGCTGTGAAGAGGGTGAAGAAGCTGCTCATGATGTCTGTGAATGGAACTCTTCGCGTTCACGCGTTGAGGTTGGTGAGAAGAGAATTGGGTCTTCCTCAGGATTTCAGGGACTCCATTCTTGGGAAGTACAGTGGTGACTTCAGGTTGGTTGATTTGGAGGTTGTGGCATTGGTTGGATGGGATGATGAATTGGGTACGGCGCAGGTTGAGAAATGGAGGGAGAAAGAGTATACAGAGAAGTGGTTGAGTGAATTTGAGACTAAGTTTGCATTTCCCATTAATTTCCCAACTGGGTTTAAGATTGAGAGAGGGTTTAGAGAAAAGCTGAAGAATTGGCAAAGGCTTCCTTATACAAAGCCTTATGAGAGGAAAGAGGTCATTCGGGTTAGAACTTGTGGAGGGGTGCAGCGATACGAGAAGAGGGCTGTTGCTGTTCTTCATGAGCTTTTGAGCTTGACTGTGGAGAAGATGGTTGAGGTTGATCAATTGGCTCATTTTCGGAGGGACTTTGCGATTGAAGTTAATGTGCGTGAACTACTGCTAACGCACCCGGGGATATTTTACATATCTACTAAGGGAAAGGCTCAAACCGTTTTTCTTAGGGAGGCATATAGCAAAGGGGGTTTGGTTGAGCCTAATCCTGTGTATACTGCTCGGAGGAATATGTTGGACCTTATACTATTAGGTCGGAGGAAAACCAAACAATTTCTAGATTGTGATAGTAAGTCTAAGGAAGAGAGCAATGCTGTAGTATATGAATTAGATGATGAGGGAGTTCAAAGACAAGGAGATTGGGTGATTCCATTCTTGGAGAGTTGTGAGCAGAACAGAACCCCATGA